Proteins from a single region of Haloterrigena alkaliphila:
- a CDS encoding glycosyltransferase family 39 protein yields MKRRTWRSAVVVVALVGAVIVWLLSTRTFPYHSINHDEGVYLQQAAMLLEGQLFVRPPVEESLRPWFFVEDGGRLYPKYAPVPAVIFALGELVGSYRLALPGIAAAILALVALVVREVFDRRTGVAAAVAVLCSPLFLIDASLFLPYAPTAMLNLAFAYCYLRADRTDDRRWAGAAGAAIGLAFFARPYTAVLFAAPFLAHACWTLYRDPRAALPRQSATAAFGLAGVGLALTYNTVVTGSPLLFPYEAFAPRDGLGFGHRRMLHHEIEYTVGLALRANALVMRTFVAEWIAGGILGAAVAVGGFGVAVRRGLSPREAILAGQAVSIAVGNVYFWGNFNVLGDLERAGDGLIAVHGPYYHFDLLLPFAAFAAVGALAAVAAVRRAADRNLRPQTARVAFVAVVLASALALGGVTAANFDEKIDRNAAATDTYERVYAPLEEGTSDPSVVFLPTTYGDWLAHPFQPLRNEPGFDGQRVYALDERPFAVADAYPDRSLYRFAYRGQWDPTADSPRAARLQRVDHVAGSAVELNATLGVPPAAESLSATVTANGTSATYVAENVSERTRVRLTVTDGAVRLRGANWDADEPLSVDDREDVTLTVFVDRGPGGSFSYRLELPIRAEGEAVRALTPRIERCSAVRDCGGDAAYIPDRSPDGIFVRTELAALDGSE; encoded by the coding sequence ATGAAACGCCGAACGTGGCGGTCGGCGGTCGTCGTCGTCGCCCTCGTCGGCGCCGTCATCGTCTGGCTACTCTCGACGCGAACGTTTCCCTACCACTCGATCAACCACGACGAGGGCGTCTACCTCCAGCAGGCGGCGATGCTTCTCGAGGGCCAGCTCTTCGTCCGGCCGCCCGTCGAGGAGTCCCTCCGCCCCTGGTTCTTCGTCGAGGACGGCGGACGACTCTACCCGAAGTACGCGCCCGTCCCCGCGGTGATCTTCGCGCTCGGCGAACTGGTGGGGAGCTACCGGCTCGCCCTCCCCGGAATCGCCGCCGCCATCCTCGCGCTCGTCGCCCTCGTGGTCCGCGAGGTGTTCGACCGCCGAACCGGCGTCGCGGCCGCCGTGGCCGTGCTGTGTTCGCCGCTGTTCCTGATCGACGCGTCCCTCTTCCTGCCGTACGCGCCGACGGCGATGTTGAACCTGGCCTTCGCCTACTGCTACCTCCGGGCCGACCGGACGGACGACCGACGCTGGGCCGGCGCGGCCGGCGCGGCGATCGGGCTGGCCTTCTTCGCGCGGCCCTACACCGCCGTCCTGTTCGCCGCGCCGTTCCTCGCCCACGCCTGCTGGACCCTCTATCGGGACCCGCGAGCGGCGCTCCCCCGACAGAGCGCGACGGCGGCGTTCGGGCTGGCCGGCGTCGGTTTGGCGCTAACCTACAACACCGTCGTGACCGGGTCGCCGCTGCTGTTTCCCTACGAGGCGTTCGCCCCGCGGGACGGTCTCGGATTCGGCCACCGGCGGATGCTCCATCACGAGATCGAGTACACCGTCGGGCTGGCCCTGCGGGCGAACGCGCTGGTGATGCGAACGTTCGTCGCCGAGTGGATCGCGGGCGGGATCCTCGGCGCGGCGGTGGCCGTGGGCGGGTTCGGCGTCGCCGTCCGGCGCGGGCTCTCGCCCCGCGAGGCCATCCTCGCCGGACAGGCGGTCTCTATCGCCGTCGGCAACGTCTACTTCTGGGGGAACTTCAACGTCCTCGGCGACCTCGAGCGCGCCGGTGACGGGCTGATCGCCGTCCACGGTCCGTACTACCACTTCGATCTCCTGTTGCCGTTCGCGGCGTTCGCCGCCGTCGGCGCGCTGGCAGCGGTCGCCGCCGTCCGGCGGGCGGCCGACCGGAATTTGCGGCCCCAAACCGCCCGCGTGGCGTTCGTCGCGGTGGTGCTCGCGAGCGCGCTCGCGCTGGGTGGCGTGACGGCGGCGAATTTCGACGAGAAGATCGATCGAAACGCCGCGGCGACGGACACCTACGAGCGCGTCTACGCCCCGCTCGAGGAGGGGACGTCCGACCCCTCGGTCGTGTTCCTCCCGACGACGTACGGCGACTGGCTCGCCCACCCGTTCCAGCCGCTTCGCAACGAGCCGGGCTTCGACGGGCAGCGGGTGTACGCCCTCGACGAGCGGCCGTTCGCCGTCGCGGACGCGTATCCCGACCGGTCGCTGTACCGCTTCGCCTACCGCGGCCAGTGGGATCCCACCGCCGACTCGCCCCGAGCGGCCCGGCTCCAGCGGGTCGACCACGTCGCGGGGTCCGCGGTCGAGTTGAACGCGACCCTCGGCGTCCCGCCCGCGGCGGAGAGCCTCTCCGCCACCGTCACGGCGAACGGGACCAGCGCCACCTACGTCGCCGAGAACGTCTCCGAGCGGACGCGGGTTCGACTCACCGTCACCGACGGCGCCGTGCGCCTGCGCGGGGCGAACTGGGACGCCGACGAACCGCTCTCCGTCGACGACCGGGAGGACGTCACCCTGACGGTGTTCGTCGACCGCGGACCGGGGG